CCCAGGAACATCATGACCGGGTACGCCGGCGGGACGATGAACGCGATGCCCATCGCCAGCGCGCTGGGCGTGTACGGAGCCGCCTTCGGGAAGATCTTGCGCACGATCGGCACCAGCGCGCCGAAGATCAGCCCGATCACGATCGCTGTCGGTGCATACGGCGGGAGCGAACCAAAGCCCGTCGCCAGCACCTCGGCCACGCCGCGCCACGCATGCGCCGCCGGGGCCGGATACTCGCCGCCCGCCTCGCCGATCGTGTAGACCTTCGAGAACACCCAGTACACCGGCACGACGATCAGAATCCCCGCGGTGATGCCGATGCACTGAGCGATGATCTGCTTGCGCGGCGACGCGCCGAGCATGCGCCCCGTCTTGAGATCGTGCATCATGTCGCCGGCCTGCGATGCGCCCGAGCCCGTCACCGCCGCCGCCATCAGGTTCGTCGGGATCTGCCCCGGCGCAACGCCCGCAAACGCCAGCTGCGTCACCTTGCCCATGCCCCCGACCGGGTTGATGTCCGTCTCGCCCGTCGAACGCACCGCGATCGCGGCCAGCACCGCCGAGAGCGCCACTGCGATGAGTGTCATCCAGAACGGAATGCCGAAGACAAGCTCCATCACCACCACCGCCGCGATCGTGCCCAGCGCCAGCCCGCCGATCCACCACGAGTTGGGCACGCGCTGCTCGGGCGTCTCAAACTGCGTCGACGGGTCTGCAGTGGTGGTGCGCCGGAAGGTATTGAGAATCGTGCGCCACGAAAGAGCGAGCGACATGAGCGCATCGCCGACCATGATCGCCACGCCCGGCCACAGGATCCAGCCCTGCACGCCAAAGCGCGAGTCCATGATGACCTGCCGCTCTGTCCACCCGTCATGCCCGCCGAACAGCGCGCCCAGCAGCCCGCCGCCCGACATCACGTACGGCCCGAGCAACCCCCAGCCGATGAGCGCGCCGGCCAGGATCGACAAGCCGATCCGCGGGCCGACGATCAGCCCCGCCCCCGTCATCGCCGGCGTCGCGATCGGAAAGAAACCCCACTTGATCATGATCGCAGCCATGCCGATGATGAGCGGCGTCGAGGGATCGTCGATCAGCGACTGCGCGGACTGGCCGCCGAGCAGCACCGACAGCGGGTTGTTGACGTATCCCGCGATCTGTGCATACCCATCGAACCACGCGGTCTTGAGCGCGATCACAAACAACCCCACAAGCGCAAAGATCAGCAGCACCTTGGCCTTGCGGATCGCCTCGGCTCCCTCGGCAAAGATCGACACGATCGTCTGCGCCGTCGCCGTGCCGGTCGGGAATCGCAGCTTCTCGACCACGACCATCTGATTGCGCAGCGGGACCGCGAAGAACACGCCGAGATAGCCAACCGCCAGCGACCAGAGCGTCAACTGGACATAAGACAATCGCATGGCGTTGTCGCCGTCGAGCATCGCCAGCGCCGGAATCGGCGCGAGCAGACCAGCCGCCGACGCCATCGCCCCCGCAGCCGAGCCGGTGGTCTGCGCGATATTGGTTTCGAGCACCCCGAAGCGCCGCACCTGAAACATCTGATGCAAAAACGCCCACAGCGAGAAGCCGAGAATCGCCGCGATGATCGATCCGCCGAAACTCCAGCCGATCTTGAGCCCCAGCGACACATTCATCGACCCGACCACGCCGCCGATCAGACACCCGGTCAGCACCGCCCGCAGCGTCAGTTGCCGCTCGCCCGGCTCGGGGACATAGATCTGATCGTCGTTGGTGAACCCGGCAGCCGCGCGTGCTGCCCGATCGAGCCCCGCTGCTCCGGCGGCAGAAGTCTCGGCGTTCGAGGCAGCGGATGTCGGGTCGTTGGGGTTGGTCATGGCGTTCCTCGTCAGACAGGTTCGGCCGCGAGGGTGCACACCGTTCCCCGCGAGCCGCACACTGTAACGGATGACGCCATGACACGCCACCCAATGTCAGCATCACACCAGCAGACCCCAAACATCACCCTTGCCCGGCGCGTCAGACGTACTTGGTGGACAAATGCTTCATGGTCTTGGACATGGTTCGAAGGTCGCTCGGGCTCATCGGTGAATCTTCTTTATCCTTGCACTCGCGCGTGACCTCCTGTGTCACATAGGCGATGCATTCATCCACACTGTTTTCCTCGATCTTGCCGTGCCGTACTCCCTTGTCGCACGCCCGCTTCCAGGCCGCCTGTCCCGCGCTGCGGCCCTCCTGGCAATAGGTCTCGATCACGTCGGTGAGATCGCGGCGGTTGAGTTTGACAGTCTTCGAGTGCTTGAGTTTCGGGTTGTACTTCGCAGTTGACATGCATTGGATCCTTTGAAGGAGTTTGAGTGAACAGCGGGGTTTACTCCAGCA
This genomic interval from Phycisphaeraceae bacterium contains the following:
- a CDS encoding OPT/YSL family transporter encodes the protein MTNPNDPTSAASNAETSAAGAAGLDRAARAAAGFTNDDQIYVPEPGERQLTLRAVLTGCLIGGVVGSMNVSLGLKIGWSFGGSIIAAILGFSLWAFLHQMFQVRRFGVLETNIAQTTGSAAGAMASAAGLLAPIPALAMLDGDNAMRLSYVQLTLWSLAVGYLGVFFAVPLRNQMVVVEKLRFPTGTATAQTIVSIFAEGAEAIRKAKVLLIFALVGLFVIALKTAWFDGYAQIAGYVNNPLSVLLGGQSAQSLIDDPSTPLIIGMAAIMIKWGFFPIATPAMTGAGLIVGPRIGLSILAGALIGWGLLGPYVMSGGGLLGALFGGHDGWTERQVIMDSRFGVQGWILWPGVAIMVGDALMSLALSWRTILNTFRRTTTADPSTQFETPEQRVPNSWWIGGLALGTIAAVVVMELVFGIPFWMTLIAVALSAVLAAIAVRSTGETDINPVGGMGKVTQLAFAGVAPGQIPTNLMAAAVTGSGASQAGDMMHDLKTGRMLGASPRKQIIAQCIGITAGILIVVPVYWVFSKVYTIGEAGGEYPAPAAHAWRGVAEVLATGFGSLPPYAPTAIVIGLIFGALVPIVRKIFPKAAPYTPSALAMGIAFIVPPAYPVMMFLGSMVLVVWRKLRPVQCKALVFAVASGLIAGEGVMNVIVAVWSLAKEWLSG